The Saprospiraceae bacterium genome includes a window with the following:
- a CDS encoding DUF3299 domain-containing protein, which produces MKIFIFVFICSVFAISGKAENLPFQSKDMWQTLGLVTFISQYDPEFMMEIKIPKVSPLVEKLDGKEIEIEGYMIPLTGQTQQSHFMLSRYPQSTCFFCGKAGPESAMQVFMKNNVKVPISERKVKVKGKLMINPKDITSLLYTMEDGVLID; this is translated from the coding sequence ATGAAAATTTTTATATTTGTTTTTATATGTAGTGTCTTTGCAATTTCCGGAAAAGCAGAAAATCTGCCTTTCCAAAGTAAAGATATGTGGCAAACATTAGGGCTTGTTACATTCATAAGTCAATACGACCCTGAATTTATGATGGAAATTAAGATTCCTAAAGTCAGTCCCTTAGTGGAAAAACTGGATGGAAAAGAAATAGAAATAGAAGGATACATGATACCTTTGACAGGACAGACGCAGCAAAGTCATTTTATGTTGAGCAGATATCCTCAGAGTACTTGTTTTTTCTGTGGTAAAGCCGGCCCGGAATCTGCAATGCAGGTCTTTATGAAAAACAATGTAAAGGTTCCCATCTCAGAACGTAAAGTAAAGGTCAAAGGAAAACTGATGATAAACCCAAAGGATATTACCAGTCTTTTATATACAATGGAAGATGGTGTACTGATAGATTAA
- a CDS encoding FtsX-like permease family protein: MSIIGLAWKNIIKNPLNLLLSVILFGLGIGLISFLLLLNDQLKEKFDKNLAEIDLVVGAKGSPLQLILCSMYHIDYPTGNIQIKTAAPLLRPLHPLIKTAIPLSLGDSYKTYRIVGTNHQLVDLYGGKISEGNLWKKDFEVTIGKSVADDTGLKIGDKFVSSHGFTDDPDLEHEHAAFEVSGILEGTGSVLDQLILTNTSTVWRVHEHEEEHDHVDGHEGHAHDNHEGHTHDNSNEDLLNHPDEEITSVLIQYKNRTNFQALNFGRNINENTEMQAASPAIEINRLYSMIGVGTDAIQWLAIIIAIVSALSIFISLFKSMRERKYELALIRVMGAGRGTLFALIILEGLILAIIGYIVGIILSHGGMEVMAGFLKSSYRYNFTGTQFLPEELLLLGVSLMLGFIAAIIPAFQAANTDINKTLSSK; encoded by the coding sequence ATGAGTATCATCGGATTAGCATGGAAAAACATCATTAAGAACCCTCTAAACCTGTTGCTAAGCGTTATTTTGTTTGGTCTTGGGATTGGTCTTATTTCATTTCTTTTATTACTCAACGATCAACTAAAAGAAAAATTTGATAAAAATCTTGCAGAAATTGATTTGGTGGTAGGCGCTAAAGGTAGCCCTCTTCAACTGATTCTATGCAGCATGTATCACATAGATTATCCGACAGGAAACATTCAAATTAAAACAGCTGCCCCGCTCTTAAGACCCTTGCATCCTTTGATCAAAACTGCAATACCTTTGTCATTGGGCGATAGTTATAAAACTTACAGGATTGTAGGCACCAATCATCAGCTAGTAGACCTGTATGGCGGGAAAATTTCCGAAGGGAATTTATGGAAAAAAGATTTTGAAGTTACCATAGGTAAATCAGTGGCAGATGACACAGGTCTGAAGATAGGAGATAAGTTTGTCAGCTCGCATGGTTTTACCGATGATCCGGATCTGGAACACGAACATGCAGCATTTGAAGTATCAGGTATTCTGGAAGGTACAGGTTCAGTTTTGGATCAGTTGATTTTAACCAATACTTCCACAGTTTGGAGAGTACACGAACATGAAGAAGAACATGATCATGTGGATGGACATGAAGGTCATGCACATGATAACCACGAAGGTCACACACATGATAATAGTAATGAAGATCTGCTCAATCATCCGGATGAAGAAATCACTTCCGTTTTAATCCAATATAAAAACAGAACTAATTTTCAGGCATTAAATTTTGGCAGAAATATTAATGAAAATACCGAAATGCAAGCTGCTTCACCCGCTATTGAAATTAACAGATTGTATAGTATGATCGGCGTAGGTACGGATGCGATTCAATGGTTAGCTATTATCATTGCGATTGTCTCAGCGTTAAGCATTTTTATTTCACTTTTTAAAAGTATGCGGGAACGTAAGTATGAACTGGCATTAATCAGAGTAATGGGTGCCGGAAGAGGTACACTTTTCGCATTGATCATTTTGGAAGGGTTGATTCTTGCAATCATCGGATATATTGTCGGCATAATTTTGAGTCATGGAGGGATGGAAGTGATGGCAGGCTTTCTGAAATCCAGTTACAGATATAATTTTACGGGAACTCAGTTTCTTCCGGAAGAATTGCTTTTGCTGGGAGTTTCATTGATGCTAGGATTTATCGCTGCGATTATACCTGCATTTCAGGCAGCCAATACAGACATTAACAAAACTTTATCGTCTAAATAA
- a CDS encoding ATP-binding cassette domain-containing protein, giving the protein MVTTHNLSYSYTASEVLKFPDVECHNQEILLILGSSGVGKTTLLHLLGGVLTPQEGTVRIENTELNGLSGNDLDRFRGKNIGIIFQQNHFVASLNVVENLLLAQSLAGNKSDKAFCISLLERLNIAHKVNSSISDLSQGEKQRVSIARALVNRPKLILADEPTSALDDDNCDEVISLLEEQAKLLGSALIIVTHDGRLKDKISNRILLN; this is encoded by the coding sequence ATGGTAACAACCCACAATCTTTCTTATTCTTACACTGCTTCAGAAGTTCTGAAATTTCCGGATGTGGAATGTCATAATCAGGAAATTTTATTGATACTTGGTTCATCCGGTGTAGGAAAAACAACGTTGCTTCACTTATTGGGTGGTGTTCTAACCCCGCAGGAAGGAACTGTCCGAATAGAAAACACGGAACTAAACGGTCTTTCAGGGAATGATCTGGACAGATTCAGAGGGAAAAATATAGGTATTATTTTTCAACAAAACCATTTTGTGGCTTCACTGAATGTGGTGGAAAATCTATTGCTCGCTCAATCATTGGCGGGTAATAAATCAGATAAGGCATTTTGTATTTCTTTGTTGGAAAGACTGAATATCGCCCATAAAGTTAACAGCTCCATCAGTGATTTGAGTCAGGGGGAGAAGCAACGGGTTTCTATAGCCAGAGCATTGGTCAACCGTCCAAAATTGATTTTAGCTGATGAACCTACTTCTGCATTGGATGATGATAATTGTGATGAAGTGATCAGTTTGCTGGAAGAACAGGCCAAATTACTTGGATCGGCATTGATAATAGTCACCCATGACGGTCGGCTAAAGGATAAAATTTCAAACAGAATTTTACTTAATTAA
- the ruvA gene encoding Holliday junction branch migration protein RuvA, producing MITYLNGQISYKTPAYIYVDCNGVGYHVNISLNTYSRLENLDKIKIWTYLNVKEDEQSLYGFFDEDERSLFILLISVSGIGVNTARVILSYMTADEVRTAIIHENAFALGKVKGIGPKTAKRIILDLKDKVMKTSGDQPMIVSTGSSTIRNEAISALVALGFPKPVVEKTIKTVLDNNTDINQVEDLIKLVLKQMS from the coding sequence GTGATTACATATCTTAACGGGCAAATCAGCTACAAAACACCGGCATACATATACGTGGATTGTAATGGTGTAGGTTATCATGTAAATATAAGTCTTAACACTTATTCCCGGCTTGAGAATCTCGATAAAATAAAAATCTGGACATATCTGAATGTCAAAGAAGATGAACAGTCATTGTATGGTTTTTTTGACGAAGACGAAAGGTCCTTATTTATATTACTGATTTCTGTAAGTGGCATCGGAGTCAATACTGCGAGAGTCATTCTTTCTTATATGACAGCAGATGAAGTCAGGACAGCTATCATTCACGAAAATGCATTTGCTCTCGGTAAAGTCAAAGGGATAGGACCGAAAACTGCCAAAAGAATTATACTCGACCTGAAAGATAAAGTAATGAAGACTTCAGGGGATCAGCCTATGATTGTTTCAACCGGAAGCAGCACTATCAGAAATGAAGCAATCTCTGCTTTGGTAGCCCTGGGTTTCCCCAAACCAGTGGTCGAGAAAACAATAAAGACAGTTTTAGATAATAATACGGATATAAATCAGGTTGAAGATCTAATAAAGCTTGTTCTCAAACAAATGAGTTAA
- the sprA gene encoding cell surface protein SprA, with translation MFVFVMAVSYMALGNLPSRNLPDPYIQELPIFSVDTIPLKDRTGDFITDPNRNPFDIKPTVITQKVEYDPTTGHYIILEKIGDEYYRTPSYMTFDEYMEWNARQQERRYFNTLAGIQSEKKSASGKINPMDKVDLKTSLVDRLFGGTEVNIKPQGSVELSLGWLYSRREDPNLLPNAQRQSIPDFRTNIKMNVDGSIGTKLKQSFNYDTQSTFDFDRQIKLAFDSDAFSEDDIIKKIEAGNVSFPLRGNLIQGAQSLFGFKTELQFGRLRITGLLSQQRSRQNNLKVESGATETLFEIYPDEYDENRHFFISHYNRDNYERALRQPPFINSSFQIAQIEVWVSDDRPEFQDNSTMVAAISDLGESDPLRFTSNPTFANPNCFAQDEIFNCLPVNSANNIYDRIVGIEGIEDIDKVSSILRNEFNFKQTKDFEVFRGRRLSPQDYTFHPKLGFISLNTRLRPNQVLGIAYNYYYTATSDTVLQVGQLSASSVQYSDLADTMANNTPKLHFVKLLKSTNQVTRGKNYLGEQVNTPLWDLMMKNVYPLRTSQLSQQDFEFDIFYEDDFADGSLKKFIPLEGLNRRPLLELFNLDRLNRYNDPQADGIFDYIPGVTVIERTGTIVFPILEPFGKSLAENIGDSTLANIFTFQELYDTTISIARQSLEKNKFVMKGRVRGSTSGEIALGPFVPRGSVRVNAGGRLLVEGIDYEIDYNLGRLRIINEAYLGQGTPINVSYEDNTVFSLQQKNMSGIRAEYQFNKKSSLGMTYLKLAERPFTQKVNIGDDPINNRIFGLDFNYSNEANWVTKLVDKLPFYSTKEKSNINFTAEGAALVPGHAGAINFKYTDENGKEVTETSGVANIDDFEGAITAINLGGFNPNIWSLASTPPEFREHILENDLTYGANRAKLSWYVIDQGTRRSAEDQVDPYTRIFNQQELFPFRTTQPGQQQLFTFDMSYYPSERGPYNFDTRGTGIPGYTSGFSILNNQIRLNNPKSRWGGIMRYFQNADFEAANYEFIEFWMLNPFMDRRDGEVHSPNEEGEIVFNLGNVSEDVLKDNFLFFENAIPTSQRIVPTVNTAFGKATVSLPLVNGFDLSEGPKQDLGFDGINDEEEQNKFRSWLIDNDLQQVTEVFQDPANDNFVFFNDSSLETENNLLNRFKNFNGPEGNAPLNNAGGATEFVRGNRYPDTEDLNNNKSLDQAESYYEYRVKIKNNNGELDTLNLDFYRQTLEVPKENGRTEKWYQFQIPINKGTPIGDIAGFRSIQFMRLYMTNFESAKTFRLAQFQILRSQWRKQDPICFGPDAAPPGFSVDDVGFEENSSKTPFPYRIPKGIVRQQTAGTIINQFQDEKSMALIFNNLSQNCEVSVSKLARVNLNLYKRIQMFVHAEHKTDTIEDKKLAIFLRVGKDFVNNYYEYVLPLTMSKLKGDIRTDSSSSNIWPNANFVNLPLDSLVELKRIRYRNSLPFNVMYGVALNEDRGDSIKIIGNPSLGAVKVFQVGVRNITTGQENFAGEVWINELRVLGFDEEGGVAAQARLQIQMADLGEINGAMNYSSIGFGALDKRLMERNRSETFQYEISTNLDVGKVLPKGLQLTVPFYAQYSKTQITPQFDPFDLDLEVDEKLEVVTDPAQRQQVLETAREQESITTFNFTNVKTKAGGTGKPWSPSNVGLSYSYSETTRQNPIIKEDKTTNQSLSLDYAYNRKTTYIEPFKFIKVKALKFISEFNFSILPNNFAFNSKMNRVVNNRTFRLPDTPVFRFDDLRFSWERNYVLDWDLTKSLRFNFRANSNSLIDELRQVGIADNPDDRDWVNERGENVTESVNRESDFVRNYRNNNLRRLGRSKNYKHNFSLNYRLPFKSIPILDWIQATADYKADYGWDAGPLIEIDLEGNQLGNIIRNSQNVGANATFDFSKLYSKWGYLKSIETGKAVTSRTNRNAPGPARDRRVIKPGDKKEDLDAAPLLDKDGKVVSPTDKQNADKVKKEKEDKPRDPTIIERILIRPLLSIRSVKISYKEDFSTMIPGFMPQTRLLGQSDGFSSPGWGFISGAQPNLRGQQNWLTDNQEWFNPSLSFNDALNQTKRHTADVKILIEPFKDFSIDVNFNKNYSENHSEVFRRRFNEPDFRQLALYDFGSWDASYYALNTLFDNSFELYNKFKLNREVISSRLPNVPQPGVNPTDPNFVEGYGPLSNAVNVPAFIAAYTGKNPYDIELDQQALFAKNSYIPKPNWQLNYNGLTKIKSIGNIFSNLTVKHGYRSSIRVSRFETQPNYNDESPFGKLSPNDNYYTRFEIPSVSISEQFVPIIGINLKTKSDLKFDFEYKMTRSLELGISQLREAKSTEIVVGAGYVITDFKGFGSKKKERKKKPKEGAEPEVKDPATTGPKRTVTAKGRDLKFNLSYSLRDDESQVYDLLAGTASQADRGSKAITLNPNIEYDVNKNLSVRFYFDYQRIIPKTTISFPITTIRSGFTLRFFIN, from the coding sequence GTGTTTGTGTTTGTTATGGCGGTCAGTTATATGGCTTTGGGCAATCTTCCGTCCAGAAATTTGCCGGACCCTTATATACAGGAATTACCGATTTTTTCCGTGGATACCATTCCATTAAAAGACAGGACAGGAGATTTTATTACGGATCCTAATCGAAATCCATTTGATATTAAACCTACTGTCATTACACAAAAAGTAGAATACGATCCGACAACAGGACACTACATTATACTGGAAAAAATTGGTGATGAGTATTATCGTACTCCCAGTTACATGACTTTTGATGAATATATGGAATGGAATGCAAGGCAGCAGGAGCGAAGATATTTTAATACTTTGGCGGGTATCCAGTCTGAAAAAAAATCTGCTTCCGGCAAAATCAACCCGATGGATAAAGTCGATCTTAAAACAAGTCTTGTTGATAGGTTATTTGGAGGTACTGAGGTCAATATTAAACCCCAAGGTAGTGTGGAATTAAGTTTGGGATGGTTGTATAGCCGAAGAGAAGACCCGAATTTACTACCAAATGCCCAAAGACAAAGTATTCCGGATTTTCGTACCAATATCAAAATGAACGTGGACGGAAGTATCGGAACCAAGTTGAAACAAAGTTTTAACTACGATACACAATCAACCTTTGACTTTGACAGACAGATAAAATTAGCTTTTGATTCAGACGCATTTTCTGAGGATGATATCATTAAAAAAATTGAAGCCGGTAATGTAAGCTTTCCCTTGCGTGGAAATTTAATACAGGGAGCTCAAAGTTTATTTGGTTTCAAAACAGAATTACAATTCGGACGTCTCCGGATTACGGGCTTATTGTCACAGCAAAGATCAAGACAGAATAACCTGAAAGTAGAATCAGGAGCTACAGAGACGCTTTTTGAAATCTATCCTGATGAATATGATGAAAACAGACACTTCTTTATATCACATTACAATAGAGATAATTACGAAAGAGCTCTAAGACAACCCCCTTTTATTAATTCTTCTTTTCAGATAGCACAAATAGAAGTTTGGGTGTCTGATGACAGACCGGAGTTTCAGGACAATTCTACCATGGTAGCTGCGATTTCAGATTTAGGCGAAAGCGACCCTTTAAGATTTACATCAAATCCGACATTCGCCAATCCAAACTGTTTTGCCCAGGATGAAATTTTTAATTGTCTTCCTGTCAATTCAGCAAATAATATTTATGACCGGATAGTAGGTATTGAAGGTATAGAAGATATAGATAAAGTTTCGTCCATCCTTAGAAATGAATTTAACTTTAAACAGACAAAAGATTTTGAAGTATTCAGAGGAAGACGATTATCTCCACAGGATTATACTTTTCATCCCAAATTGGGTTTTATTTCTTTGAATACACGATTGAGACCAAATCAGGTATTGGGAATTGCATATAATTATTATTACACTGCCACATCTGACACTGTATTGCAGGTGGGGCAATTGTCAGCATCTTCTGTTCAATACAGTGATCTTGCAGATACTATGGCTAATAATACACCAAAGCTTCACTTTGTAAAATTATTGAAATCCACAAATCAGGTTACCAGAGGAAAAAATTATCTGGGAGAACAGGTCAATACACCCCTTTGGGATTTAATGATGAAGAATGTTTATCCGTTGCGAACCAGTCAATTGTCACAACAGGATTTCGAATTTGATATTTTTTATGAAGATGACTTTGCAGATGGATCATTAAAGAAATTTATTCCGCTGGAAGGATTGAACAGAAGACCCTTACTTGAATTGTTTAATCTGGACAGACTCAACCGATATAATGACCCACAGGCGGATGGTATATTTGATTACATCCCCGGTGTAACAGTTATTGAAAGGACGGGAACTATTGTTTTTCCGATTCTTGAGCCTTTTGGAAAGTCACTTGCCGAAAACATCGGAGATTCAACTTTAGCCAATATATTTACATTTCAGGAACTTTATGACACCACAATCAGTATAGCCAGGCAGTCACTTGAGAAGAATAAGTTTGTGATGAAGGGTAGAGTGAGAGGATCGACAAGTGGTGAAATTGCTTTAGGTCCATTTGTGCCTCGAGGATCTGTAAGGGTAAATGCAGGAGGAAGGTTGCTTGTCGAAGGGATTGATTATGAAATAGATTACAATCTCGGTCGTCTCAGGATCATCAATGAAGCTTATCTGGGACAGGGGACACCAATCAATGTATCTTATGAAGATAACACAGTATTCAGTCTTCAGCAAAAAAACATGTCGGGTATTCGGGCAGAATACCAGTTTAATAAAAAATCCAGTCTTGGGATGACTTATCTGAAGCTGGCAGAACGACCATTTACACAAAAGGTAAATATTGGCGATGACCCAATCAATAACCGGATTTTTGGATTGGACTTCAATTATTCAAATGAAGCCAACTGGGTGACTAAGTTGGTTGACAAATTACCGTTTTACAGTACAAAGGAAAAATCCAATATCAATTTCACAGCGGAAGGAGCCGCACTTGTGCCTGGTCATGCCGGAGCAATCAACTTCAAATACACCGATGAGAATGGTAAAGAAGTGACCGAAACCAGTGGTGTGGCCAATATTGATGATTTTGAAGGAGCGATTACAGCAATAAATCTCGGAGGGTTCAATCCCAATATCTGGAGTTTGGCAAGTACTCCTCCCGAATTCAGAGAACATATTCTTGAAAATGATCTGACTTATGGCGCCAACAGAGCAAAACTCAGTTGGTATGTGATAGATCAGGGTACCAGAAGATCAGCAGAAGATCAGGTAGATCCATACACCAGAATTTTTAATCAACAGGAGTTATTTCCTTTCCGTACGACTCAACCCGGACAACAGCAATTATTTACTTTTGATATGAGTTACTATCCTTCTGAGAGAGGGCCATATAACTTTGACACACGAGGAACAGGAATTCCCGGCTATACTTCCGGTTTTAGCATTTTGAACAATCAGATCAGACTTAACAATCCGAAGTCACGATGGGGTGGAATCATGCGATATTTCCAGAATGCAGATTTTGAAGCAGCCAATTATGAATTTATTGAATTCTGGATGTTAAATCCATTTATGGATCGAAGAGATGGAGAGGTACATTCTCCGAATGAAGAAGGGGAAATTGTTTTTAATCTGGGAAATGTTTCAGAAGATGTGTTAAAAGATAATTTTCTTTTCTTTGAAAATGCAATACCTACCTCTCAGCGTATCGTACCTACTGTAAATACCGCTTTTGGAAAAGCGACAGTTTCTTTACCATTGGTAAACGGGTTTGACCTTTCTGAAGGGCCTAAACAGGATTTAGGATTTGATGGTATCAATGATGAAGAGGAACAAAATAAATTCAGGTCGTGGTTGATAGATAATGATTTACAGCAAGTAACGGAAGTATTCCAAGATCCCGCCAATGACAATTTCGTTTTTTTTAATGACAGTTCATTAGAAACAGAAAACAATCTTCTGAACAGATTTAAAAATTTTAATGGCCCTGAAGGAAATGCACCTTTGAATAACGCAGGTGGTGCTACAGAATTTGTAAGAGGAAACAGATATCCTGATACAGAAGATCTGAATAATAATAAATCATTGGATCAGGCAGAGAGTTATTATGAATACAGAGTTAAAATAAAAAATAATAACGGAGAGCTCGATACGCTAAATCTTGATTTTTACAGACAGACACTTGAAGTTCCAAAAGAAAACGGAAGAACGGAAAAATGGTATCAATTCCAGATACCCATTAACAAAGGAACTCCCATCGGTGATATAGCCGGATTCCGGTCAATCCAGTTTATGAGGCTTTATATGACCAATTTTGAATCTGCAAAAACCTTCAGACTTGCTCAGTTTCAGATATTAAGGAGCCAATGGCGAAAACAAGACCCTATATGTTTTGGTCCGGATGCAGCTCCACCGGGTTTTAGCGTAGATGATGTAGGATTTGAAGAGAATTCATCCAAGACGCCATTTCCTTACAGAATTCCGAAAGGTATTGTAAGACAACAGACAGCAGGGACGATTATCAATCAGTTTCAGGATGAAAAATCTATGGCATTAATATTTAATAACCTGTCTCAAAATTGTGAAGTCAGTGTCAGTAAATTAGCGCGTGTAAATCTGAATCTGTACAAAAGAATTCAGATGTTTGTGCACGCAGAACACAAAACAGATACCATCGAAGATAAAAAATTGGCAATTTTTTTAAGAGTTGGAAAAGACTTTGTCAACAATTATTATGAGTATGTACTACCATTAACAATGTCAAAACTCAAAGGAGATATAAGAACAGACTCTTCATCGTCCAACATCTGGCCCAATGCTAATTTTGTTAATCTTCCGTTAGACAGCTTGGTTGAGTTAAAACGTATCCGGTACAGAAATAGCCTACCTTTTAATGTCATGTATGGAGTAGCCTTAAACGAAGATAGAGGAGATTCTATAAAAATAATTGGTAACCCATCCTTAGGTGCAGTCAAAGTGTTTCAGGTAGGAGTGAGAAACATTACCACAGGACAAGAAAATTTTGCAGGTGAGGTATGGATCAATGAATTGCGGGTATTAGGCTTTGACGAAGAGGGAGGTGTTGCTGCTCAGGCCAGATTACAGATACAAATGGCTGATTTGGGCGAGATTAATGGCGCAATGAATTATAGTAGTATTGGTTTTGGAGCATTGGATAAACGGCTAATGGAAAGAAACAGAAGCGAAACATTTCAATACGAAATATCAACCAATCTGGATGTAGGTAAAGTATTGCCGAAAGGCCTTCAATTGACCGTTCCTTTTTATGCGCAATACTCAAAAACACAAATAACACCCCAGTTTGATCCGTTTGATCTGGATTTGGAGGTAGATGAAAAATTAGAAGTTGTAACTGATCCGGCTCAGCGACAACAAGTTCTTGAGACTGCACGAGAACAGGAAAGTATCACTACATTTAATTTTACAAATGTCAAGACCAAGGCAGGAGGAACAGGAAAGCCATGGTCACCTTCCAATGTTGGTCTGTCCTATTCATATTCAGAAACTACCAGACAAAACCCAATTATTAAAGAAGACAAAACGACCAATCAGAGCTTATCCTTAGATTACGCGTATAACAGGAAAACGACATATATTGAACCTTTTAAGTTCATCAAAGTAAAAGCCCTTAAGTTTATCAGTGAATTTAACTTTAGTATACTGCCAAACAATTTTGCATTCAATTCCAAAATGAATCGGGTGGTCAATAACCGAACATTCCGTCTTCCGGATACGCCTGTTTTCAGATTTGATGATTTAAGATTTAGCTGGGAGCGTAATTATGTGTTGGATTGGGATTTAACGAAATCACTCAGATTCAATTTCAGAGCTAACAGTAATAGTCTCATTGACGAATTGCGTCAGGTAGGAATTGCGGACAACCCGGATGACAGAGATTGGGTAAATGAAAGAGGAGAGAATGTAACAGAATCAGTAAACAGAGAGTCGGATTTTGTTAGAAATTACAGGAATAACAATTTAAGAAGGTTGGGTAGAAGTAAAAATTACAAACACAACTTTTCATTGAATTACCGGCTTCCTTTTAAGAGTATTCCTATTTTAGATTGGATTCAAGCCACAGCAGATTATAAGGCGGACTATGGTTGGGATGCAGGGCCATTGATTGAGATAGATCTCGAAGGCAATCAACTAGGAAATATCATCAGAAACAGTCAGAATGTCGGTGCCAATGCGACATTTGATTTCAGTAAACTTTACTCTAAATGGGGATATCTGAAATCTATTGAAACAGGAAAAGCTGTTACTTCCCGTACAAACAGAAATGCACCTGGCCCTGCCAGAGACAGACGGGTTATTAAACCAGGTGACAAAAAGGAAGATCTGGATGCTGCCCCTCTTTTAGATAAAGACGGTAAAGTAGTATCACCTACAGACAAACAAAATGCAGATAAGGTTAAAAAGGAAAAAGAAGATAAACCAAGAGATCCCACTATTATTGAAAGAATACTGATAAGACCACTTTTGTCAATCAGAAGTGTTAAGATTTCTTACAAGGAAGATTTCAGTACCATGATTCCGGGGTTTATGCCCCAAACCCGTCTTTTAGGTCAGAGTGATGGTTTCAGTTCACCGGGATGGGGCTTTATTTCCGGCGCTCAGCCAAATCTTCGAGGACAGCAAAACTGGCTCACTGACAATCAGGAATGGTTCAATCCCAGTTTGTCCTTCAACGATGCACTAAATCAAACTAAGAGACACACTGCTGATGTCAAAATATTGATTGAGCCTTTTAAGGATTTCAGCATTGATGTAAACTTCAATAAAAATTATTCTGAAAATCATTCAGAGGTTTTCAGAAGACGTTTTAATGAACCGGACTTCAGACAATTAGCTCTTTATGATTTTGGGTCATGGGATGCATCATATTACGCATTAAATACTTTATTTGATAACAGTTTTGAACTGTATAACAAGTTTAAACTGAACAGAGAAGTCATTTCTTCCAGACTACCGAATGTTCCTCAACCGGGTGTAAATCCGACAGATCCGAATTTTGTGGAAGGATATGGACCGTTAAGTAATGCTGTAAATGTGCCCGCGTTCATTGCTGCATATACCGGAAAGAATCCGTATGATATTGAACTGGATCAGCAGGCATTGTTTGCAAAGAACAGCTACATTCCCAAACCAAACTGGCAACTGAATTATAATGGGTTAACAAAAATTAAATCAATCGGAAATATTTTTTCCAACCTAACCGTAAAACATGGTTACAGATCTTCCATCAGAGTGAGTAGATTTGAGACACAACCCAATTATAATGATGAAAGCCCTTTCGGAAAATTATCACCAAATGATAACTACTACACCCGATTTGAGATACCATCCGTCAGTATTTCAGAGCAGTTTGTGCCGATCATTGGAATAAATCTGAAAACAAAATCAGATTTAAAATTTGATTTTGAATATAAAATGACTCGGTCTTTGGAGTTGGGAATCAGTCAGTTAAGAGAAGCAAAATCTACTGAAATAGTAGTAGGAGCCGGATATGTCATCACGGATTTTAAAGGATTTGGTTCTAAGAAGAAGGAACGTAAAAAGAAACCGAAAGAAGGTGCAGAACCCGAAGTAAAAGACCCTGCGACGACGGGTCCAAAGAGAACGGTCACTGCCAAAGGAAGAGACCTGAAGTTTAATCTGAGTTATTCACTCAGGGATGATGAATCTCAGGTTTATGACCTTTTAGCAGGTACTGCTTCACAAGCCGATCGGGGCAGTAAAGCAATCACATTGAATCCAAATATAGAATACGATGTGAATAAAAATCTGAGTGTCAGATTTTATTTTGACTACCAGCGTATCATACCTAAAACAACTATAAGTTTCCCGATAACAACCATCAGATCCGGGTTTACATTAAGATTTTTTATCAATTAA